Sequence from the Mauremys mutica isolate MM-2020 ecotype Southern chromosome 2, ASM2049712v1, whole genome shotgun sequence genome:
CTCTTGGCCCCGGCTCAGAGCTCTCTGTGGGATGTGGGGGGCCCTGGGCCCGGCTCAGAGCTCTCTGTGGGATGTGGGGGAGCCCTGGTTCAGTGCTCTCTGTGGGATGTGGGGGAGCCCCGGCTCAGAGCTCTCTGTGGGATGTGGGGGAGCCCTGGTTCAGTGCTCTCTGTGGGATGTGTGGGGGGGCTCTTGGCCCCGGCTCAGAGCTCTCTGTGGGATGTGGGGGGCCCTGGGCCTGGCTCAGAGCTCTCTGTGGGATGTGGGGGAGCCCCGGCTCAGTGCTCTCTGTGGGATGTGgggggccctgggccccagctcagagctctcTGTGGGATGTGGGGGAGCCCCGGCTCAGTGCTCTCTGTGGGATGTGGGGGGCCCTGGGCCTGGCTCAGAGCTCTCTGTGGGATGTGgggggccctgggccccagctcagagctctcTGTGGGATGTGGGGGGCCCTGGGCCCTGGCTCAGAGCTCTCTGTGGGATGTGGGGGGCCCTGGGCCCGGCTCAGAGCTCTCTGTGGGATGTGGGGGAGCCCCAGCTCAGTGCTCTCTGTGGGATGTGGGGGGCCCTGGGCCCCGGCTCAGAGCTCTCTGTGGGGGGCCCTGGGTCCCGGCTCAGAGCTCTCTGTGGGGGGCCCTGGGCCCCGGCTCAGAGCTCTCTGTGGGATGTGGGGGGCCCTGGGCCCCGGCTCAGAGCTCTCTGTGGGACGCGGGGGCTCAGTGCTCTCTCGTGCCAGGCGGAGGTGGTCGATGGCCCGGACGAGAACGGCGAGATGTTCACGCGCCCAGGCAAGCTCTCCGATTACTTCCCCAAGCCCTACCCCAACCCTGAGGCGGCGCGAGCGGCCAACAACGGGGCGCTGCCCCCAGACCTGAGCTACGTCATCAGCGCCAGGTGAGGCTCCCTCCAGTGTCCCCTCGGGTGGGGCCAGGAGCCCGGGGCTGCGGCTGAGCGGCTGGTCTCCACTGCGCCAGGTCTCCCAGATGTGctgcagcagtgcatgctgggactgACTGGAGCTGCTGCGGCTCCCGTGTGCAGTTGGAGCTGGGGACAAAGTTGAGTCCAGGTGGGTGCTCTGTCCTGCCGGCCCTGAGCACGGCCAGTGAGGCCTAGTGCGCCCCCCACCCTGGCCAGCTGGCAGGAGAATAGGAGGCTccttccagcccctcctgcttcctcccccatctCGGGGTGTCAGGGACTGTCGGGGGATTCCACAGGGGCCCATCGCCCCGGCCTGGGGGgcaggtagagtgaccagatcacagggatGAAATATCGGGGGGGGAGCAGTTTCACAGGGGCCGGGCTGTGGGATCACGCGCACTGCCCTCCCCGTGGAGCCTCCCGGGCTGGGAAGGAGCCGCTGGAGCGCAGCCAAGCAGGAGAGGCGCGGGACTCCCCAGCAGCGACGGGGAAGTTTATCAGTTCAGGGGACTCCAACCGGCTCCTCACCCCCCGTCCGCCGGCTGCCCCGCCTGGGACAAGTCTCGCTTCCGCAGCCTCTCTCCGCCTCGTGTCTCCGGCGGCCCACGCCCCCGGGCCGTGCTGCCCCTGGACGCACTGTGCTGCCCCGCGGGCTGCTGGGCTGGAGTAGCCTTGGTGCTGCACTGCAGCGCTCCGGGCCCCAgccggccatggcccgtgtgcccaggctgctgcacaggggcgtctcctccccaggcccggcttgggatccaatggggcagtgagggggtggggctggggtggggatttggggagggatccaatggaggaaggagtggggggCGAGAGCCCCTCCAGGCTCCGCCTGTGCACCGGAGCGGACAGCAAaattgtttgtccagtgtcccactGAACATccgtcgggacgcgggacaaacaagcaaatatcaggGCAGTCTCGGTAAAATcgggagatctggtcaccctaggggcagggcagctgcccagcctggctcctctgCCCCGGGGACGGTGATCTCACCTGGCCTCGTCTTTCAGGCACGGGGGTGAGGACTACGTGTTCTCCCTCCTCACCGGCTACTGCGACCCGCCCGCTGGGGTGCTCATCAAGGAAGAGCTGCACTACAACCCCTACTTCCCGGGGCAGGCCATCACCATGGCGCCCCCCATCTACAACGAGATCCTGGAGTTCGAGGACGGTAAGAggagctcctcctcccccccccgccccagcctgctgcagggctcctgtcctgggggggCCCTGTCCAGCCAGGCCCGCCCCACCCTGCTCTCGGCGCCCACTGACTCTGCTCTCTCCCAGGGACCCCAGCCACCATGTCCCAGATAGCGAAAGACGTGTGCACCTTCCTGAGGTGGGCGGCGGAGCCAGAGCACGATCACCGCAAGCGCATGGGAATGAAGGTCAGTGCCTGCCCCCTGTGGCGCTGAGGACAGGAGCTCCTCTCTGGGGggcctgggctggagggaggagccCAGCCTGGGCAGGTCTGAGCGATTCCTGCCGGCCCTCGTCCTGGCCAGCGCGTCGGGTCCCTGCGCTGCTGGGGGAAGGTGTCGGAAGCAGGGCAGGGCCTAactcctcttcccttcccagaTGCTGATGATGACTGGCCTCCTGATACCCCTCATCTACTACCTGAAGCGCCACAAGTGGTCTGTACTAAAGAGCAGGAAAATCGCGTACCGGCCCCCCAAGTAAGCACTGGATCCAGCGGGCCGCCCAGCGGGCCTTGGCCACCCAGCCGCCGCACGACCCCTCCCGGGACAGGAATGTATGTACAGCTGGACGGACAGACGGGGACAGCCCACTCCTCATGACGCGTTACTCCTATTTAATGTCCTCTCCCTCCGCTCGCCTGCTAGGCCTGGGAACGGActctgggaagggggggcagctGCTGTCTGTACGCGCCTGCTGGGGGGCAGAAATAAACCTTCAATCTTCAGTGGGAaagtgtggtgtggtgtgtgggcCTAGCCCTGcccgcagggccctcgccttcccacccccgctccctgcccgggGGGAGCCCAGTATGGCCAGAGGGGAAGGCCTGTGTGTAATGGTGGCATTTATTAAACGGTTCTGTTCCCCCAGCCGTGTCGGTCTGAGTTGTGTGGGGGCCAGCGGGGGACCCAGCACTCCTCCTATTGAGGGAGGTGGCCAGTAGAGGCTGCTCCCTGACCCCCCACGTGGCAGTGGGGAGgcgccccactccctccctcagaCTTCATGGAGAgcagccccctccctcttcccagcatgctgcagggaggggcactGCCCAAAGGCCTGGCTGGGGTCCTCAGTGCCCTCTCCCCTtgcagcgggggtggggcagaTCAGTTGCCCCAGCGCTTAGCCACTGCCTGTAGCATGGCAGGGTCTGCAGTGCCCTGCAGCGGGGGCCAGCTGCTGCCCCGGTGCCTCCAaccggcgggggggggtgttgccGTGCAGGGGGGCTAACTGGCCTGGGGGTGGCACTGCCCAGCCAGCGGCTGGATTCCTGGTCTCTGCTGGGGGTGGCACTGCCCAGCCAGCGGCTGGATTCCTGGTCTCTGCCCTGCCGGCTGGGGGTGGCACTGTTCACAGCCGGAGCTGCCCAAAGACGCAGAGGGCCCAGCTGGGGCCTTCTGGTAGAACCTGCCTTTTCTCCCCGCTGCACTGTGCacagcccgggggctgcttccTGCGCGAGAGCAGGCCTGGCACCAGCTCCGGCAGCCCACGCCCGCCCTCAGGAGTCTGGCTGTGAGCGGGGCAGTGCCAGGCTGCCCCCAACAGCTCAGCCTGAGGAGCAGCTGCttgtgctgggcgggggggggggggcaggctgaggTGTCTCTGCCCCCTGTACATGACAGTAAGGGACAAGTGTTCAGCTTTCCTGGGCCCCAAGGCAGGTGGGAACAGCTGGCCTCTGtaacagcccccgccccccccggtagTTACGGGGAGCTCCCTGTGTCGGGGGAGGCACTCAGCAGCCACAGGACGGGGTACAGGGCAAGCGGTTACATTTCAGGGGGTGAGGAGCTCTCTAGACCAGCAGCACCCATGGAGCCCGATGCCAAACAGCCCCCACCCCGGCCTGCccagggggcagagccaggcccaGCCTATGGCCCAGCAGGAAGaaggtggtggggggagcccccTCAAGGCACTGCATGCAGCTGGCAAGGGCTGGAAGCTCCCCCAGGAGCAAGGCCCCTGCCTGagctgtgctgggggcagggagcgcgCTCAGTGGCAGTTCTGGCAGTGCGGGTGGCACCTCTGCCCATTGATGTTACAGCGACATCCTCCACTGGTGTCACCAGGGCCCTGGAGGGGAGGAGAACGTGTCAGGGGGGCGGACAACGGACACCTGCCCTTAGCAGCAGCATCTCCCCACCtctccatggggcgggggggggggggagctgcatcCAAAGGCGAGAGGAGCCTGAGCCAGCTGCTCCCCTCTAGccctcagggctggggagggtgggTCACACCAGTGGGaacggtgggggaggggaagctgctgctcccGCATGCACACAAGCCTCCAGGGGGGCAACCCCTTGTTatgcctggctcaggggctgctcccctcctgcccagagccAAGGGTTCTAGCCCATGCTCCATCATCTAGCAGCCGGGGCCGAGCTTGGCAGGGGGCCGGTCAGCGTAGCTCACAGGAGGGGAAATCTCCCGCTGGAGCCAGGGGGACGGGGCAGCCTGGCGCAGGAGCCTGCTCCTTGCACAACCATGGCCcagtctcctcccccctcccccgcttcaaGGAGCTCTCGGGGGGTGCGGCAGAGGGGCTGAGGCAGGTGCTCAGGAGCCAGGGCTGCCTGTCCTGTGACTGCTCACCGCAGGCCCCCAGCGTGGCCCTTTGGTCACCCAGCAGATCTCGGTCTGGCAGACGGTGCAGCGGATCCAGTCGCAGCCGTCCTTCTTCTGCACGATGATCTGGCATAGGGGGCAGTGCATGGCCTCGCCCAGCTGCACCAGTGTCTGCGGGGGGAGGCAGCCAGTCGTTAGGGGAGACGTGCACCCATCTTGGGAACCCCAGAACCTCACTGCACTGCCAGGCCAGACAGCCCTGAGCCAGGCGGGAACCTGCATGGAACCAAGGAGACCTGCAGAAGGGAGCCTGCtagtgggggctgtgggtcaggactctgggctagcaggggctgtgggttgggatgggggggggctggcagagctggggggtgggttgctcagggctgggctagcaggggctgtgggttggaaagggggggggctggcagagctggggggggttgcCCAGggttgggctagcaggggctgtgggttgggatggggggggctggcagagctgggggggggttgcccagggttgggctagcaggggctgtgggttgggatggggggggg
This genomic interval carries:
- the LOC123364826 gene encoding cytochrome c1, heme protein, mitochondrial isoform X1, giving the protein MAALSAARCLVLRTRGGSLLPPPPGPRLRPPQASMSSLSGMSRGRKVALSALGVLAAGGAGLALALHTAVSASDLQLHPPSYAWSHNGLLASLDHSSIRRGYQVYKQVCAACHSMDYLAFRNLVGVSHTEAEAKALAEEAEVVDGPDENGEMFTRPGKLSDYFPKPYPNPEAARAANNGALPPDLSYVISARHGGEDYVFSLLTGYCDPPAGVLIKEELHYNPYFPGQAITMAPPIYNEILEFEDGTPATMSQIAKDVCTFLRWAAEPEHDHRKRMGMKMLMMTGLLIPLIYYLKRHKWSVLKSRKIAYRPPK
- the LOC123364826 gene encoding cytochrome c1, heme protein, mitochondrial isoform X2; this encodes MNPSLSTKASMSSLSGMSRGRKVALSALGVLAAGGAGLALALHTAVSASDLQLHPPSYAWSHNGLLASLDHSSIRRGYQVYKQVCAACHSMDYLAFRNLVGVSHTEAEAKALAEEAEVVDGPDENGEMFTRPGKLSDYFPKPYPNPEAARAANNGALPPDLSYVISARHGGEDYVFSLLTGYCDPPAGVLIKEELHYNPYFPGQAITMAPPIYNEILEFEDGTPATMSQIAKDVCTFLRWAAEPEHDHRKRMGMKMLMMTGLLIPLIYYLKRHKWSVLKSRKIAYRPPK